In Acidimicrobiales bacterium, the genomic window ACCCTCGGCCTGGCGGGTATCGCCGGCAACGGCACGCCCGAGCAGCTCATGGAGTGGGGACCCCAGTGCTTCGGCACCCCGGAGAAGATCCAGCTCGCCGCGTTCGCCGTCTCCGAGCCCGACGCCGGGTCCGACGTGTCGTCGCTGCGCACCCGGGCCGTCTACGACGAGGCCAAGGACGAGTGGGTCATCAACGGGACCAAGACGTGGATCACGAACGGCGGCATCGCCGACATCCACGTGGTCGTGGCCTCGGTCGACCCCGAGCTCGGCTCGCGTGGCCAGGCCAGCTTCATCGTCCCCCCGAACACGCCCGGCATCTCCCAGGGCCAGAAGTTCCAGAAGATGGGCATCCGCGCCTCCCACACCGCCGAGGTCGTCCTCGACGACTGCCGGGTCCCCGGCCACTGCCTGCTCGGCGGCAAGGAGAAGCTCGACGAGCGGCTGGCCCGGGCCCGCGAGGGCAAGCGGAGTGGTGGCCAGGCGGCGATGAAGACCTTCGAGGGATCCCGCCCGGCGGTCGGCGCGCAGGCGCTCGGCATCGCCCGCGCCGCCTACGAGTACTCGCTCGACTACGCCAAGGAGCGTAAGGCGTTCGGTCGTGCCATCATCGAAAACCAGTCGATCGCCTTCAAGCTGGCCGACATGAAGACCAGGATCGACGCCTCACGGATGCTCGTGTGGCGGGCCTCCTGGATGGGCGCCAACGGCAAGGAGTTCACGTCGGGCGAGGGTTCGATGTCCAAGCTCTACGCAGGCGAGACGGCGG contains:
- a CDS encoding acyl-CoA dehydrogenase family protein, whose protein sequence is EAANIGLYSFEFIANAFLDKSGLLMPIAAEELAWGDAGIGLAILGSTLGLAGIAGNGTPEQLMEWGPQCFGTPEKIQLAAFAVSEPDAGSDVSSLRTRAVYDEAKDEWVINGTKTWITNGGIADIHVVVASVDPELGSRGQASFIVPPNTPGISQGQKFQKMGIRASHTAEVVLDDCRVPGHCLLGGKEKLDERLARAREGKRSGGQAAMKTFEGSRPAVGAQALGIARAAYEYSLDYAKERKAFGRAIIENQSIAFKLADMKTRIDASRMLVWRASWMGANGKEFTSGEGSMSKLYAGETAVYVTEEAIQILGGYGYVREYPVERWHRDSKIFTIFEGTSEIQRLIIARAISGVHIK